In the genome of Telluria mixta, the window CCGTCGCCGTGAATGGCGAGGTGGTGAACCAGCTCGACACGGAAGGTTTATATCGGCTGCGGCGCAAGATGGGCATGCTGTTCCAGTTCGGCGCGCTGTTCACCGACCTGACCGTGTTCGAGAACGTGGCCTTCCCGCTGCGCGAGCACACGGAACTGCCGGAAGAACTCATTCGCGACCTGGTGCTGATGCGCCTGAACGCCGTCGGCCTGCGCAATGCCGCGGGCCTGAAGCCGAACGAGATCTCGGGCGGCATGGCGCGCCGCGTGGCGCTGGCCCGTGCCGTCGCGCTCGACCCGGCGCTGATCATGTACGACGAACCGTTCGCCGGCCTCGACCCGATCTCGATGGGCGTGACCGCCAACCTGATCCGCAACCTGAACGACGCGCTCGGCTCGACGTCGATCCTCGTCTCGCACGACGTGAACGAAAC includes:
- a CDS encoding ABC transporter ATP-binding protein; its protein translation is MSNLVEIRDLHFSYGDRPILQNLSMDFPRGKLIAVMGGSGSGKTTVLRLIGGQIKPQRGTVAVNGEVVNQLDTEGLYRLRRKMGMLFQFGALFTDLTVFENVAFPLREHTELPEELIRDLVLMRLNAVGLRNAAGLKPNEISGGMARRVALARAVALDPALIMYDEPFAGLDPISMGVTANLIRNLNDALGSTSILVSHDVNETFMIADYVYFLSAGRIVAAGTPDEMRRSADPYVKQFVNAEPDGPVPFHYPGKSLAEDLGLGGKR